One stretch of Punica granatum isolate Tunisia-2019 chromosome 5, ASM765513v2, whole genome shotgun sequence DNA includes these proteins:
- the LOC116206884 gene encoding uncharacterized protein LOC116206884, whose amino-acid sequence MGDDTTWEQRLQPITHILTDPSAAAHQPLHSQFFIAGQIPCYLRWDYPPILCRKPQPLLDLRWGFSLFLRRLSRFGLPGTSWRSKCPYLQPPPLVLARGVEAARWGAEERREYFRRRLRRPRLGNDMNPLIPVLVPNLILFSLLLWDPFPHDRD is encoded by the coding sequence ATGGGTGACGACACCACATGGGAGCAGAGGCTCCAACCCATAACCCATATCCTCACCGACCCCTCCGCCGCGGCCCATCAGCCCCTCCACTCCCAGTTCTTCATCGCCGGCCAAATCCCCTGCTACCTCCGGTGGGACTACCCCCCGATTCTCTGCCGCAAACCCCAGCCACTACTCGACCTCCGGTGGGGCTTCTCCCTCTTCCTCAGGAGGCTCTCCAGGTTCGGCCTCCCCGGGACCTCGTGGCGGAGCAAGTGCCCGTACCTGCAGCCGCCACCGCTCGTGCTGGCCAGAGGGGTGGAGGCGGCCCGGTGGGGCGCCGAGGAGCGGAGGGAGTACTTCAGGCGGCGGCTGCGGAGGCCGCGGCTGGGGAACGACATGAACCCGCTCATCCCCGTGCTCGTCCCGAACCTGATCCTCTTCTCTCTTCTGCTGTGGGACCCATTCCCTCACGATCGAGATTGA